One stretch of Armigeres subalbatus isolate Guangzhou_Male chromosome 2, GZ_Asu_2, whole genome shotgun sequence DNA includes these proteins:
- the LOC134209603 gene encoding jerky protein homolog-like: protein MDNTHAKMDKKRKNIVLTLVEKVRIIEDFESGGATHDTLGKKYGIGSSTVTRIIQKKETIRAAAEKFTEYGVDNRKTLREQRFPLLEEALYVWILQQRQSHILLTVEILKTKAELLFKLLQDKGHYVVHKFSASDGWMHRFKQRFGLRVKTVAGEKASADVGAYLNFKAILQKKIRDMQLSNSQVFNADESALFIKLLATRSVVTHTETMASGRKQNKTRYTFMPCSNIDGSLKLQLLFIGTAAKPRGLNTATLPVSYCHSKKAWMTKQLFRHWFYEEFVPAVRKFSLEQGFEPKALLVLDNCTSHYDLDDPLQSDDGLIQVIYLPPNVTSECQPMDQSVINAMKRKYKRKLMLKLILENEHLTFEDRLSPQCGNFLSSKALNQRHCSCLTIVPVTMI from the coding sequence ATGGATAACACCCATGCAAAAATGgacaaaaaacgaaaaaatatcgTGTTGACATTAGTGGAAAAGGTGCGTATAATAGAAGATTTTGAATCTGGAGGCGCAACGCATGATACGCTAGGGAAGAAGTACGGTATAGGATCTTCTACTGTAACCAGGATTATACAGAAAAAGGAAACGATTCGAGCAGCAGCGGAGAAATTTACCGAATATGGGGTGGATAACCGAAAGACATTGAGGGAGCAGAGGTTCCCTTTGCTGGAAGAAGCTCTCTATGTCTGGATTCTCCAGCAGCGACAGTCTCATATTCTGTTAAcggtggaaattctgaaaacaAAGGCGGAGCTTTTGTTCAAGCTGTTGCAGGATAAAGGGCACTACGTCGTGCACAAATTTTCGGCCTCAGACGGCTGGATGCATCGCTTCAAGCAGCGGTTTGGATTGCGGGTTAAAACGGTAGCGGGTGAAAAGGCATCTGCAGATGTTGGAGCATACCTGAACTTTAAAGCGATTCTACAAAAGAAAATTCGTGATATGCAGCTGTCGAACTCTCAGGTTTTCAATGCAGACGAATCTGCACTTTTTATCAAGCTCTTGGCTACCCGTTCTGTTGTTACGCACACTGAAACCATGGCGAGTGGGCGAAAGCAGAATAAAACCAGGTATACGTTCATGCCATGTTCTAATATTGACGGATCGCTTAAGCTTCAGTTGCTTTTTATTGGAACAGCTGCAAAGCCACGGGGACTGAACACAGCAACACTACCCGTATCGTATTGTCATTCCAAAAAAGCTTGGATGACCAAACAGTTATTCCGTCATTGGTTCTATGAGGAATTTGTCCCCGCAGTGCGGAAATTTTCTCTCGAGCAAGGCTTTGAACCAAAGGCATTGCTCGTGCTTGACAATTGTACCAGTCACTATGATCTAGACGATCCTCTGCAAAGTGATGACGGGCTGATTCAGGTTATTTACCTTCCTCCAAATGTCACCTCTGAGTGTCAGCCAATGGACCAATCGGTTATCAATGCAATGAAAAGGAAGTACAAAAGAAAACTGATGTTGAAGCTGATCTTGGAAAACGAGCATTTGACATTCGAAGATCGTTTGTCCCCGCAGTGCGGAAATTTTCTCTCGAGCAAGGCTTTGAACCAAAGGCATTGCTCGTGCTTGACAATTGTACCAGTCACTATGATCTAG